CTACGGACGAGGGTACTGCGAATTCATGTCTAATTGAGAATTTTACTTATTATCTGAGACTATCTATTATTTGAAGAGAGAGAAGCCCCTACCCTAACGAGCAAACTTCTTATCTGTGCAGGATTTACGGAACCCTCAAACCCAGTTTCATCTATAACATGAACATCGGCTTGCGGAACGGGAGCCTTCCTGATGCTTTGAAACTACAATTTTCGAGTTCGAATCGAATTTCAAACAAAATCATTTTAATACAGGCGCTGTGATTCATATCCCCGTGAATTCCGTATCCGGCTCTCTTGGCATTATCGGTTGCCCCATTCTTGAGGACGAAATCGTTCACGCCATCAAACGCGATAAGGATATCGCACGAGTCTTCGTCATCGAAAACGAGGATTCAAAGAACCTGTTGAGGAAATTGAGAAGAGCGCAAGTCGAGGCAAAGATTTGTTCGATCAAACAAGACGCACTTGATCACTTCCCAGAAGATGGCTTTAACGTTCTGATCCTCATGAAATCCATGGGACTACATGAAGACCCTCAGAGATTACGGAAGGAGGTTTTGGAATCTGTGAATCTCATTGCGCCGAAGTGCAGATCCATCCTTCTCTTTTATGGCCTCTGCGGCAATGCGTTCAAAGATATCTCTGAGATTGAGAAGGAGTGCGGACGAGACCTATTCATGCTCACGGATGATCAGGGTCGACCAGTGGATGATTGCATTGCAGCAGTACTTGGCGGTACGGATGGTTATTATCGTTTGTTAAAACGCTATCCTGGAGTCTTTTATCTCACGCCTGCATGGGCAGAACACTGGCGTGAGCTTATTTATAAAATGGAATTGACAAGAGGAATCGACAAGAACGATCTGAGTATGCTTAAATGGCTTTTCGAAATAGCTGGCTATAAGATGGCGCTGAAGCTGGACACGGGTCTCGGTGATCAAGAGGCTTTTGAGCGGCACGTCGATGATTTCGTGCGCGAGTTCAATTTTCAGAAGGCTTCGCTTGAAAA
Above is a window of Methanomassiliicoccales archaeon DNA encoding:
- a CDS encoding DUF1638 domain-containing protein, whose translation is MNSVSGSLGIIGCPILEDEIVHAIKRDKDIARVFVIENEDSKNLLRKLRRAQVEAKICSIKQDALDHFPEDGFNVLILMKSMGLHEDPQRLRKEVLESVNLIAPKCRSILLFYGLCGNAFKDISEIEKECGRDLFMLTDDQGRPVDDCIAAVLGGTDGYYRLLKRYPGVFYLTPAWAEHWRELIYKMELTRGIDKNDLSMLKWLFEIAGYKMALKLDTGLGDQEAFERHVDDFVREFNFQKASLEKEFITLDAIEHSYDRAKNNIIKRNDQTGDP